From Algoriphagus sp. NG3, the proteins below share one genomic window:
- a CDS encoding RagB/SusD family nutrient uptake outer membrane protein, giving the protein MKNRIILSFILLWGVGCTDYLDPKPNDSMVVPSSVEDIRSLLDNINVFNKQPVLTIHSGDEFFATEAGVASLSDSEMGAYLWLDDTFQGEPSYDWAVPYQQVFYANVALAALDNLGEASPYSESLRGEALFHRAHAYYHLLQQFAPAYRKKGGNEQLPGIVLKDSPDVNEPATRSNLLKCYRQVIEDLNEAVLLLPDYQLPKTRPSKASAFGMLGRVYLQIFEFALAAESAQKALDYYPERQDFNTIDVNSTRPFVQFGEETVFYSEAVTVSYLYSSQVFVDTVLIKEYAEGDLRLPAYYDEADSGMFLHRGRLTGNVLVFGGLSTGEMELIAAEGYARTGEEEKAREFLNQLVRRRIKPENLTEIEATGEALMKTILLERKKELIGRGLRWPDLRRLNQESNYEVTINRIKDGQVITLEPNSSKYVFPIPQEEIVASGIQQNER; this is encoded by the coding sequence ATGAAAAATAGAATAATCTTAAGTTTTATACTGCTTTGGGGTGTGGGATGCACGGATTACCTAGACCCAAAGCCTAACGACAGTATGGTGGTACCATCATCTGTTGAAGATATAAGAAGCTTGTTGGACAATATCAATGTATTCAATAAGCAACCGGTGTTGACGATTCACTCAGGGGATGAGTTCTTTGCCACTGAGGCAGGTGTAGCCTCATTAAGTGATTCCGAGATGGGAGCCTACCTATGGCTGGATGATACCTTTCAGGGTGAGCCCAGTTACGACTGGGCGGTCCCTTATCAGCAGGTGTTTTATGCCAATGTAGCCCTTGCGGCACTGGATAATCTAGGGGAAGCATCGCCTTATTCAGAAAGCCTTCGCGGCGAGGCTTTATTTCATAGGGCGCATGCCTATTACCATCTTTTGCAGCAGTTTGCCCCTGCTTATAGAAAAAAAGGTGGCAATGAGCAATTGCCAGGGATTGTACTTAAAGATAGTCCGGATGTAAACGAACCTGCAACCAGATCAAATTTACTGAAGTGCTACAGACAGGTGATAGAGGATTTAAATGAGGCTGTACTTCTGCTTCCTGATTATCAGTTACCCAAGACACGGCCATCTAAAGCTTCAGCTTTTGGAATGCTGGGCAGGGTGTATCTGCAGATATTTGAGTTTGCTTTGGCCGCGGAGTCTGCACAAAAAGCCTTGGACTATTACCCCGAAAGACAAGATTTCAATACAATTGATGTTAACTCAACTCGGCCGTTTGTCCAATTTGGAGAAGAAACTGTTTTCTATTCAGAGGCTGTGACAGTAAGTTATTTATATTCATCACAGGTATTTGTAGATACAGTTCTGATAAAGGAATACGCTGAGGGGGATCTTAGATTACCTGCCTATTATGATGAAGCAGATTCCGGGATGTTTTTGCATAGGGGCAGGTTGACCGGGAATGTCTTGGTATTTGGCGGGCTGAGTACCGGGGAAATGGAACTGATTGCCGCAGAAGGATATGCCAGAACCGGCGAAGAAGAAAAAGCAAGGGAATTCTTGAACCAACTCGTAAGAAGAAGGATTAAGCCTGAAAATTTAACGGAAATAGAAGCAACAGGAGAAGCTTTGATGAAAACTATTCTCTTGGAGCGGAAAAAGGAACTTATAGGAAGGGGATTAAGATGGCCGGATTTAAGAAGGCTTAACCAAGAGTCAAACTATGAAGTGACTATAAATAGAATAAAGGATGGCCAGGTAATCACATTGGAACCAAATTCCTCGAAGTATGTATTTCCAATTCCTCAGGAAGAGATTGTCGCATCTGGCATTCAACAAAATGAGCGTTAA
- a CDS encoding SusC/RagA family TonB-linked outer membrane protein: MRSFFFLLLCCYGLIGTAYAQNVSISGKVVDATTKEPLSGAMLTVYPDTVSVIADETAGFSLDVPTGPKRIIVRFMGYRPLDLSLDNAGSSPLVLEMQSVNIDLGGVDILATGYQEIPKERASGSFVSLDEELINRRVSTNLIDRLEDVTSGLILNRSGDVGRDPIAIRGRSTLGRYSQPLIVIDNFPYDGSLDDINPNDVASITVLRDAAAASIWGARAGNGVIVITTNTGKLGQPLKVSLTANANWIEQADPYLQPSLTVNEFIDMEEQLFATGYYNSTLASASNPAVTPVVETRYQQREGLISEQEAAARIAAFRGYDLRKDLQEYLYRPQLNQQYSLGLSGGSSAHNYLVSLGYDKQRMGEVGNSNNRITLNVKNDFRFLNDRLSVQMGLYGVKTKQVDQNAGPGDLFFTSTQSMYPYARLADANGSPLELTNRFSNSFKREAESMGLLDWRYVPLEEIGRSPSVTEQDELRLNLGTDYRIVDGLHFKALYQYWQMKGSTETEYERETYFARELVNLFTEFDENGNLIRNIPAGGILDRNNSASQSHSARAMLDYSLSWANKWELTSLAGTELKSLGFQSKAFRYYGYVPDRASIQLVDYKSRFPQSNSPTATAVIPNVDGVSGGTDRFYSLFANASLSYHNRYLLTFSARKDASNLFGVDANQRSVPLWSAGVGWTLSEEDFYRWESLPYVKLRLSYGYNGNVDRSLSAYTTAQIISNNFLTQLPYAQIINPPNKELRWERIKITNLGLDMESRNGRVSGTLEFYIKDGIDLIGQTPFAPSSGIQTFMGNTASTRTKGYDLQLESRNLTGGFGWTSVLLLSGLKEEVTEYYMETSVGNLLNYSSSGQGGTYFPVVGRPLFGVYSLPWAGLNPETGSPMGRLDGEASEDYRTLVNEANMESIVYHGPARPTTFGAFRNTFSYKGISVSANISYRFGYFFKRSSVQYSSIMMGRGGHSDYSLRWQEPGDERITQVPSMPDARDSFRDTFYRNSEILVEKGGHVRLQDVRIGYSVPNKQNGFLSGFDKAEVFLYANNLGLLWTATDTDLDPDFGWAKPRKSLAIGIQLGF; the protein is encoded by the coding sequence ATGAGAAGTTTTTTTTTCCTATTGCTGTGTTGCTATGGTCTGATCGGGACTGCATATGCACAAAATGTATCTATATCAGGAAAGGTAGTGGATGCCACTACCAAAGAACCTCTCAGTGGGGCCATGCTCACTGTCTATCCGGATACGGTGTCTGTCATTGCTGATGAGACAGCTGGATTTTCACTGGATGTACCGACTGGTCCCAAAAGGATTATTGTGCGGTTTATGGGTTACCGCCCATTGGATTTGTCATTGGATAATGCGGGCTCATCGCCTTTGGTTTTAGAAATGCAATCTGTGAATATTGATTTGGGCGGGGTGGACATCCTGGCCACCGGATACCAGGAGATACCAAAAGAAAGGGCCTCCGGGTCTTTTGTTTCCCTTGATGAGGAGCTGATAAACAGGAGGGTGAGCACCAATCTGATAGACCGTTTGGAAGATGTGACTTCAGGGCTGATACTGAACCGCTCAGGTGATGTGGGCCGTGATCCCATAGCTATCCGTGGGAGAAGTACTTTGGGCAGGTATTCACAGCCCTTGATTGTGATCGATAATTTTCCCTACGATGGCAGCCTGGATGACATCAACCCGAATGATGTGGCCAGTATCACGGTACTGCGAGATGCCGCAGCGGCCTCTATCTGGGGAGCAAGGGCAGGAAACGGGGTGATCGTGATCACTACCAATACGGGCAAACTTGGGCAACCCCTGAAGGTAAGCTTGACCGCCAACGCCAACTGGATTGAACAGGCTGACCCATACTTACAGCCCTCCTTGACTGTAAACGAGTTTATCGATATGGAAGAGCAGTTGTTTGCCACAGGGTATTACAACAGCACACTTGCCAGTGCTTCTAATCCGGCAGTAACCCCGGTGGTGGAGACACGCTATCAGCAGCGGGAAGGACTGATCAGCGAACAGGAAGCGGCGGCAAGAATAGCTGCCTTTAGAGGCTATGATCTGCGAAAGGACCTGCAGGAGTACCTTTACCGTCCACAGCTGAACCAGCAGTACAGCTTGGGATTGTCAGGTGGATCTTCAGCCCACAACTACCTGGTATCTCTCGGATATGATAAGCAAAGGATGGGGGAAGTGGGGAATTCCAATAATCGGATCACCCTGAACGTGAAGAATGATTTCAGGTTCTTAAATGACAGGCTAAGCGTACAGATGGGGCTGTATGGGGTAAAAACCAAGCAAGTGGACCAGAATGCCGGCCCCGGAGACCTTTTCTTTACTTCCACCCAGTCCATGTATCCCTACGCCAGACTTGCGGATGCGAACGGTTCTCCACTGGAGTTGACGAACCGGTTTAGCAATAGTTTCAAACGGGAGGCAGAGTCCATGGGACTGCTTGACTGGCGTTATGTTCCCTTGGAAGAGATAGGAAGAAGTCCTTCAGTCACCGAGCAGGATGAGCTTCGGCTAAATCTGGGCACGGACTACAGGATTGTCGATGGTCTGCACTTCAAGGCGCTGTATCAGTACTGGCAGATGAAGGGATCGACTGAGACCGAATATGAGAGGGAAACCTACTTCGCCCGTGAACTGGTGAACCTTTTTACTGAATTTGATGAGAACGGTAATCTGATCAGAAATATTCCTGCGGGGGGAATCCTGGACCGGAACAATTCTGCCTCACAAAGCCATTCTGCCCGAGCTATGCTGGACTATTCTCTTAGCTGGGCAAACAAGTGGGAACTGACCTCTCTGGCGGGTACTGAGCTGAAAAGCTTGGGCTTCCAGTCCAAAGCTTTCAGATACTATGGCTATGTACCGGACCGGGCTTCGATCCAGCTGGTGGATTACAAAAGCCGCTTTCCCCAGTCCAACAGTCCTACGGCCACCGCGGTCATACCCAATGTGGATGGTGTAAGTGGGGGCACTGACAGGTTTTATTCCCTGTTTGCAAATGCCTCGCTGAGTTATCACAACAGATATCTATTGACCTTCAGCGCTAGGAAGGACGCCTCCAATCTGTTCGGGGTGGATGCCAACCAGCGTTCAGTACCCTTATGGTCTGCCGGGGTAGGCTGGACTTTAAGTGAAGAGGATTTCTACCGGTGGGAGAGTTTGCCTTATGTAAAACTCCGACTATCCTATGGCTATAATGGCAATGTGGACAGAAGTCTTTCTGCTTACACGACTGCGCAGATTATTTCAAATAATTTCCTGACCCAGCTTCCCTATGCACAGATAATCAATCCGCCGAATAAGGAATTGCGTTGGGAGCGGATCAAAATCACCAATCTTGGATTGGATATGGAAAGCAGAAACGGCCGGGTTTCAGGAACATTGGAGTTCTATATCAAGGATGGCATAGATCTGATAGGGCAGACACCATTTGCTCCTAGTTCGGGGATCCAGACCTTCATGGGCAATACAGCCTCGACAAGGACCAAAGGTTATGACCTTCAGCTGGAGAGCAGGAACCTGACCGGTGGTTTCGGCTGGACGTCGGTGCTTTTACTCTCTGGCTTGAAGGAGGAAGTGACAGAATACTATATGGAAACCTCGGTTGGCAATCTGTTGAACTATAGCAGTTCAGGTCAGGGCGGTACTTATTTCCCGGTGGTGGGCAGGCCGTTGTTTGGCGTTTACAGCCTTCCGTGGGCGGGTCTGAATCCTGAAACCGGGTCACCTATGGGGCGGCTTGATGGAGAGGCATCCGAAGATTATCGTACCCTTGTGAATGAAGCCAACATGGAGAGTATTGTTTACCATGGTCCTGCCAGACCCACTACCTTTGGGGCTTTTAGAAATACTTTTTCCTATAAGGGAATCAGTGTTTCAGCCAATATCAGTTACCGCTTTGGCTATTTCTTCAAGAGATCCTCTGTACAATACAGTTCCATAATGATGGGCAGAGGAGGACATAGTGATTATTCACTGAGATGGCAGGAGCCGGGGGATGAGCGTATTACCCAAGTACCTTCCATGCCTGATGCCAGGGACAGCTTTCGGGATACCTTTTACCGCAACAGTGAAATTCTAGTAGAAAAGGGAGGACATGTTCGTCTGCAGGATGTCAGGATAGGCTATAGCGTACCCAATAAGCAGAACGGGTTTTTGTCAGGGTTTGACAAAGCGGAAGTATTTCTTTATGCAAATAACCTAGGGTTGCTGTGGACAGCTACAGACACAGATCTGGATCCTGATTTTGGATGGGCTAAACCACGGAAAAGCCTGGCTATCGGCATTCAGCTAGGGTTTTAA
- a CDS encoding TlpA disulfide reductase family protein, whose protein sequence is MKKLILICLVVPIAIGIPTSTLLAQVADSPGADFLHRSSPQVSTEQGGTHRGGETRSDTLSIGDRIPEGIEFTEVLHHDSDKLRLDDYRGKYVILEFWAPTCTASIASLPEMDAIQKKYGDRIAVLPITVFPEKPIVDLLDGYSFLEGIDLPLIVNEPSLRKSFPHVVIPHIVILDREGKIIAITGQEDLTEANLTALLEDGKVLFRTKEDTDIQLPKGDRLISGSPQLKNKNIWYQSAMTGYIPGVTGSLIQNFKGMSHIRIVNMELIYYYQLAYSERNLIDYFGRNRIDRIGFDPDELITEKMGLDYDEWKAEGTHVFGYELIAPPHVNAYQLMREDLKRFFPHIEASVEKKKKMVYAIVQAEGKPYPRSIGEKRDYKVGGGKVEMTNYPLEGFVYHMNAMFWSNKPEPLVDRTGIDYPIDLKLNVRLSDPESLRTALKENGLDLVRREEEIPVLVMRKISEPNLLAP, encoded by the coding sequence ATGAAAAAATTAATACTCATCTGCTTAGTGGTCCCGATAGCCATCGGGATTCCCACAAGCACACTACTGGCACAAGTTGCTGATTCACCCGGGGCGGATTTTCTTCATAGGTCTAGTCCCCAAGTCTCCACTGAACAAGGAGGCACCCATCGGGGCGGGGAGACCCGCTCCGATACTTTGTCCATCGGGGATCGGATTCCTGAGGGGATCGAGTTCACAGAGGTTCTTCACCACGATTCTGATAAGCTCAGGCTGGATGATTACCGGGGCAAGTATGTCATTCTGGAATTCTGGGCACCGACCTGCACGGCAAGTATCGCCTCGCTGCCGGAGATGGATGCCATACAGAAGAAGTATGGGGACAGGATCGCTGTGCTGCCCATTACGGTTTTTCCAGAGAAACCCATCGTGGATTTACTTGATGGATACTCTTTTTTGGAAGGAATAGACCTACCTCTTATCGTGAACGAGCCCAGTCTCAGAAAATCATTTCCACATGTGGTGATACCGCATATCGTGATTCTGGACAGGGAGGGAAAAATCATAGCCATTACAGGTCAGGAAGATCTCACCGAAGCCAATCTCACGGCCTTGCTGGAGGATGGAAAGGTACTTTTCCGCACGAAAGAAGATACTGATATACAGCTTCCCAAGGGAGATAGGTTGATTTCGGGGAGCCCCCAGCTGAAAAACAAGAATATCTGGTACCAGTCTGCCATGACAGGCTATATACCGGGGGTGACCGGATCACTGATCCAGAATTTTAAGGGCATGAGCCATATCCGCATTGTCAATATGGAGCTGATCTACTATTACCAGCTGGCCTATTCTGAGCGTAACCTGATCGATTACTTTGGCAGGAACCGCATAGACAGGATAGGTTTTGACCCCGATGAGCTCATTACTGAAAAGATGGGACTCGATTATGACGAGTGGAAAGCGGAAGGAACCCATGTCTTTGGATATGAACTGATCGCTCCACCCCATGTGAATGCATACCAGCTGATGAGGGAAGATCTGAAACGATTTTTCCCACATATAGAAGCCTCAGTAGAAAAGAAGAAGAAAATGGTCTATGCCATTGTACAGGCGGAGGGAAAACCATACCCCAGATCCATAGGAGAAAAACGTGACTACAAGGTAGGGGGCGGTAAAGTAGAGATGACCAATTATCCCCTGGAAGGATTTGTTTACCATATGAATGCCATGTTCTGGTCAAACAAGCCTGAACCACTGGTTGACAGGACAGGAATCGATTATCCTATTGATTTAAAGCTGAATGTAAGGCTATCGGATCCTGAAAGTCTCAGGACAGCCCTGAAAGAGAACGGCTTGGATTTGGTCAGACGGGAAGAGGAAATCCCGGTATTGGTCATGAGGAAAATCTCTGAACCTAACCTATTGGCACCATGA
- a CDS encoding helix-turn-helix transcriptional regulator, translating into MSEVKKDRDFIHHGNNVKRFREMMGIKQYALAEDCEWSQQQMSKLENSEIIEDELLEKIAEKLGVTAEFIKNFDPDKAICNIQTHITYNDHAVNSSQHNRPHIEHHPVDQMVKLLEKYLQDDQKKTAQIESLTKTVMDLAEEVKRMKGK; encoded by the coding sequence ATGAGCGAAGTAAAAAAAGATAGAGATTTTATCCATCATGGGAATAATGTGAAAAGATTCAGAGAAATGATGGGAATCAAACAATATGCATTGGCTGAGGACTGCGAATGGAGCCAACAACAGATGTCTAAATTGGAGAATTCTGAGATCATAGAGGATGAGCTTTTAGAAAAAATCGCAGAAAAATTAGGCGTTACTGCTGAATTCATCAAAAATTTTGATCCGGACAAAGCCATATGTAATATTCAAACCCATATAACTTACAACGATCACGCTGTAAATTCAAGTCAACATAATAGACCGCACATTGAACATCATCCAGTAGATCAAATGGTCAAGCTTCTAGAAAAATATCTTCAGGATGATCAGAAAAAGACAGCCCAAATAGAATCACTGACTAAGACGGTGATGGATTTGGCTGAAGAGGTTAAGAGGATGAAAGGGAAGTGA
- a CDS encoding DUF3892 domain-containing protein: MASSIEILCINKDDRQNPQERITHIGGKNSPTERWKLGLDEAIRSIENGKYSFYVNQGGSRVDVIVSKSKSGRKYLKTSNDGEEPNNLLSLPECP; encoded by the coding sequence ATGGCTAGTTCCATTGAAATACTATGCATCAACAAAGATGATCGACAAAACCCGCAGGAGAGAATCACTCATATAGGAGGAAAAAATTCTCCAACTGAAAGATGGAAACTGGGTTTGGATGAAGCAATCAGGTCAATAGAAAATGGGAAATACTCATTTTATGTCAACCAAGGGGGGAGTAGAGTTGATGTGATCGTGTCCAAAAGCAAATCAGGCAGAAAATACCTAAAAACCAGCAATGACGGAGAGGAACCAAATAATCTACTCAGTTTGCCTGAATGCCCCTAA
- a CDS encoding DNA cytosine methyltransferase → MKKLKAVDFFCSGGGMSYGIQQSGIQILAGIDFDDSCRETYEANIEGAEFIHADVFDLSENDLEERLSLKKNDDDLILIGCSPCQFWSIINTDKSKSAKSKNLLVEFSRFVKYFRPGYVVVENVPGVLRRKDESGLTEFIEWLKTNGYENPHFKVHNVNDFGVPQNRKRFTLIASRISEKEVKPLEALGPKSVVRDVLGESKGFQKIEAGHKDDSGFLHSVPKISEVNKRRLKKVSKNGGNRSGFSNDPELQLKCFIGKDNSFKDTFGRLWWDRPAPTITTKFLSISNGRFVHPEEDRALSIREGAALQSFPLTYHFKGTSLTKIARMIGNAVPPKYASAIGKAIIQNHKWT, encoded by the coding sequence ATGAAAAAATTAAAAGCTGTTGATTTCTTCTGTTCCGGTGGCGGGATGAGCTACGGAATACAACAATCTGGAATTCAAATCCTTGCCGGAATTGATTTTGATGACTCATGCCGGGAAACTTATGAAGCCAATATTGAGGGTGCCGAGTTTATTCACGCTGATGTATTCGATTTATCCGAAAATGACCTTGAAGAAAGGCTTTCACTAAAAAAAAATGATGATGATCTGATCTTGATTGGCTGCAGTCCATGTCAATTTTGGAGTATTATTAATACCGATAAATCAAAATCTGCTAAATCAAAGAATCTATTGGTCGAGTTTTCTCGCTTCGTAAAATATTTTCGCCCGGGCTACGTAGTTGTTGAAAATGTTCCTGGAGTATTACGAAGGAAAGACGAAAGTGGTTTAACTGAATTCATAGAATGGTTAAAAACCAATGGATATGAAAATCCACATTTCAAGGTTCATAATGTAAATGATTTTGGCGTTCCCCAGAATAGAAAACGTTTCACATTAATTGCTTCGAGGATATCAGAGAAAGAAGTTAAGCCTTTGGAGGCATTGGGGCCAAAATCTGTAGTAAGAGATGTTTTAGGAGAATCAAAAGGTTTTCAGAAAATTGAAGCGGGTCATAAGGATGATTCTGGCTTTCTTCATTCAGTTCCTAAAATAAGCGAGGTCAACAAAAGGAGATTAAAAAAAGTCAGTAAAAACGGCGGAAACAGATCAGGTTTTTCCAATGATCCAGAACTACAACTAAAATGCTTTATTGGTAAAGATAATTCCTTCAAAGATACATTTGGTCGTCTATGGTGGGATAGACCAGCACCAACAATCACAACAAAATTCTTGAGTATTTCAAATGGCCGGTTTGTCCATCCAGAAGAAGATCGCGCTCTTTCTATCAGGGAGGGTGCTGCGTTACAGTCATTTCCTTTAACTTATCATTTTAAAGGTACAAGCCTCACTAAAATAGCGCGTATGATTGGAAATGCAGTGCCTCCAAAATATGCAAGTGCTATCGGAAAGGCAATAATTCAAAATCACAAATGGACTTAA
- a CDS encoding sensor histidine kinase yields MDLNFSISPRILSHLGEDLIKNESIALFELIKNSYDACSKYCIVDFHFQNGKLIKLTIEDDGFGMSKEIIETAWLVIGTDNKHKKIERNECGRIPLGEKGIGRLSIHKLGNSIKLISKTAADKEIELSIDWNNLYTAKEINDFYINLIVNDNPTTFIKSTGTKIIIEDLRSHWDRRQLREVYRNITSLNSPFSDGNDSFHVLVESNTKVFEGLPNFEDIKNNALYFGSCKMRGGEIVEFKYEFKPWSNLDKVDSGRIIKLEDLRTEDKIIKKWNSEIRKFEDIDLNESKVGTIEFDIIIFDTDAQIFSYINTEKSALKTYLRENGGVRVYRDGVRVYNYGERDNDWLGIDLKRVHRVGGNVSNNIVIGSVKINRDSSSGLIEKTNREGFIENEHYFDFVEAINYALSLIVRERNIDKSLLTTLYKKHRSVEPVLSDLNEVMSLVENKVDNSEGVKDEILKYLYRVNDQYKEVKEVLIKSANAGLNLGIVIHELDKLIAELTGCIERNDKDKAIRISLSLEKIIRGYSAMLKKSDIQLQPLSEIISIALDNYEFRFLDHSVNIISNWKDSDLKAYLAKAESISVLTNLLDNAIFWLSYAKKSKRYISIYITNEIEGYNSIIVSDNGPGFSLPLDVAVEPFQTGKPHNIGSGLGLHVAKEMMVAMKGKLLLISDENEIDFPKPIKDNNVTKAIVALCFPKEKK; encoded by the coding sequence ATGGACTTAAATTTTTCAATATCTCCGCGTATACTTTCGCATCTCGGAGAGGATCTTATAAAAAATGAAAGCATTGCATTGTTTGAGCTGATAAAAAACTCATATGATGCTTGTTCAAAATATTGTATTGTTGATTTCCATTTTCAAAATGGGAAGCTGATTAAACTTACGATTGAGGATGATGGATTTGGAATGAGTAAAGAGATCATTGAAACAGCATGGCTAGTTATTGGGACAGATAATAAGCACAAAAAAATTGAACGTAATGAGTGTGGAAGAATTCCTCTAGGTGAAAAAGGGATAGGAAGATTAAGCATTCATAAATTAGGAAATAGCATTAAATTAATTTCTAAAACGGCTGCAGACAAAGAAATTGAACTATCTATAGACTGGAATAACCTCTATACCGCTAAAGAAATTAATGATTTCTACATCAATTTAATTGTTAATGATAACCCTACAACATTTATAAAATCAACAGGGACAAAAATAATAATTGAAGATTTAAGGTCACATTGGGATAGAAGACAACTTCGTGAAGTTTATAGAAATATCACCTCTCTGAATAGCCCATTTTCTGACGGAAATGATTCATTTCATGTTTTGGTTGAAAGTAACACCAAAGTTTTTGAAGGGTTGCCAAATTTCGAAGATATAAAAAACAATGCTTTATATTTTGGGAGTTGCAAAATGAGAGGAGGGGAAATAGTAGAATTTAAATATGAATTTAAGCCTTGGAGTAATCTTGACAAAGTCGATTCTGGAAGAATTATCAAACTAGAAGATTTACGCACAGAAGATAAAATTATTAAGAAATGGAATTCGGAAATCAGAAAATTTGAAGACATTGACCTAAATGAAAGTAAAGTAGGCACAATAGAATTTGACATTATAATTTTCGATACTGATGCACAAATTTTTAGCTACATTAATACTGAAAAATCTGCCTTAAAAACTTACTTAAGAGAAAATGGAGGCGTAAGAGTGTATAGGGATGGGGTGAGAGTTTACAATTATGGTGAAAGGGACAATGATTGGCTAGGTATTGACTTAAAAAGAGTCCATAGAGTAGGCGGAAATGTTAGTAATAATATAGTTATTGGATCAGTAAAAATCAATAGAGACTCTAGCTCTGGCCTTATCGAAAAAACAAATAGAGAGGGATTTATAGAGAATGAACACTATTTTGACTTTGTTGAAGCTATTAACTATGCCCTTTCATTAATTGTAAGAGAGAGAAATATAGATAAAAGTTTATTAACAACTTTATATAAAAAACATCGTTCTGTTGAGCCAGTCCTATCAGACTTAAATGAAGTAATGAGCCTTGTTGAGAATAAAGTTGATAATAGCGAAGGTGTTAAGGATGAAATTTTGAAATATTTATATCGTGTTAATGATCAATATAAGGAAGTCAAGGAGGTACTTATAAAAAGTGCAAATGCAGGTCTCAATCTTGGAATTGTTATACATGAATTAGATAAATTGATTGCTGAACTTACTGGATGTATTGAAAGAAATGATAAAGACAAGGCAATTAGAATTTCTTTATCGCTGGAGAAAATTATTCGGGGGTATTCGGCAATGCTTAAAAAATCAGATATTCAACTACAACCTTTAAGTGAAATCATTTCAATTGCTTTAGATAATTATGAATTTAGATTTTTAGATCACTCAGTAAATATTATTTCCAATTGGAAAGACTCAGACCTTAAAGCTTATTTGGCAAAAGCAGAATCAATTTCAGTTCTTACAAATTTACTGGATAATGCTATCTTTTGGCTAAGCTATGCTAAGAAATCGAAAAGATATATATCTATCTACATTACCAATGAAATTGAAGGATATAATTCGATTATAGTATCAGATAACGGCCCTGGATTCAGTTTGCCGTTAGACGTGGCTGTAGAGCCATTTCAAACTGGAAAGCCACATAATATTGGTTCTGGGTTGGGCCTACATGTAGCTAAAGAAATGATGGTAGCGATGAAAGGTAAATTATTATTAATATCTGATGAAAATGAGATTGATTTCCCAAAGCCTATTAAGGATAATAATGTCACTAAAGCAATTGTTGCTCTCTGTTTTCCAAAAGAAAAAAAATAA
- a CDS encoding HEPN domain-containing protein, with amino-acid sequence MANSRRYIKLENRVKAIELLYLPATNPTGNYTKKEQDDIRAYLLLVHAEVEAYFEETSESKAKDAFNKWKNHRTKSNVLLSLVSFHESKITEQNIETRVNNALSTFIYSLRHNHGIKEDNILSILLPIGFEYSEIDVTWLNTITSFGTSRGEIAHTAAHVQQPLDPVTLKSTVQQVMSEIKIIDEKLKRIK; translated from the coding sequence ATGGCTAATTCTCGTAGATATATTAAGCTTGAGAATCGGGTCAAGGCTATTGAATTATTGTATTTGCCCGCTACAAACCCAACAGGTAACTATACCAAGAAGGAACAAGATGACATACGTGCATATTTACTTTTAGTACATGCTGAAGTGGAGGCTTATTTTGAAGAAACTTCTGAATCGAAGGCCAAAGATGCTTTTAATAAGTGGAAGAACCACAGAACTAAAAGTAATGTTTTACTTTCCTTAGTCTCTTTTCATGAATCTAAAATCACTGAGCAGAATATCGAGACAAGAGTTAATAATGCACTTTCGACATTTATTTATTCTCTAAGACATAATCATGGTATTAAAGAAGATAATATCTTATCAATTTTACTCCCAATAGGTTTTGAGTATTCAGAAATCGACGTAACTTGGCTAAACACAATTACTTCTTTTGGAACAAGCAGAGGTGAAATTGCTCATACGGCGGCCCATGTACAACAACCATTGGATCCCGTGACACTTAAATCTACAGTTCAACAGGTGATGAGTGAAATAAAAATAATTGATGAAAAGCTGAAAAGAATAAAATAA